Proteins co-encoded in one Brassica oleracea var. oleracea cultivar TO1000 chromosome C4, BOL, whole genome shotgun sequence genomic window:
- the LOC106338543 gene encoding uncharacterized protein LOC106338543 translates to MRWHAEHTQKEGEINHPSDAKAWKHLNSVYPDFASNPSKVYLGLCTDGFSPFGMSGRQYSLWPVFLTPYNLPPEMCMEKELLFMSILIPGPKHPKRSLDVFLQPLIEELKELWSTGVHTYDCSTRTNFTTRAVLLWTISDFPAYGMLSGWTTHGRLSCPYCMGSTDAFQLKNGRKTSWFDCHRRFLPINHPYRRNKKLFRSKRVVRDAAPPYLSGEEIEKDIDYYGGQDTVKKDGNWHTTVNMSAGYGTQHNWHKKSIFWELPYWKYLLLRYNLDVMHIEKNFFDNIINILLNVLGKTKDNKNSRLDLPTLCSRIELHIRNDGKIPVPIFRLSTEAKAALFKWVASDVKFSDGYVSNLSRFVDQQG, encoded by the coding sequence ATGAGATGGCATGCAGAACATACTCAGAAAGAAGGCGAGATCAATCATCCCTCTGATGCAAAAGCGTGGAAACACTTGAATTCGGTGTACCCTGATTTTGCAAGCAACCCCAGCAAAGTTTATCTTGGGCTCTGCACAGATGGATTTAGTCCATTTGGAATGTCTGGAAGACAATATTCGCTTTGGCCAGTCTTCTTGACGCCATACAACCTTCCACCAGAGATGTGTATGGAAAAGGAATTGCTTTTCATGAGTATATTGATACCTGGGCCAAAACATCCAAAGAGGTCCCTTGATGTTTTTCTACAGCCTTTGATAGAAGAATTGAAGGAATTATGGTCAACAGGCGTGCATACATATGATTGTTCAACGAGAACAAACTTTACAACGCGAGCAGTTCTTTTGTGGACCATTAGTGACTTTCCTGCATACGGGATGTTGTCAGGTTGGACGACGCATGGAAGGCTATCTTGTCCTTATTGTATGGGAAGCACAGACGCGTTTCAGCTGAAGAATGGTAGGAAGACTTCCTGGTTTGATTGTCATCGAAGATTTCTTCCAATTAACCATCCATACCGAAGGAACAAGAAATTGTTTCGGTCAAAAAGGGTTGTACGAGACGCCGCTCCACCATATTTATCTGGAGAGGAAATCGAGAAGGATATTGATTACTATGGTGGACAAGACACAGTCAAGAAAGACGGTAATTGGCATACTACTGTAAATATGTCTGCTGGTTACGGGACACAGCATAATTGGCACAAGAAGAGTATATTTTGGGAACTTCCATATTGGAAATATCTACTTCTACGCTACAATCTTGATGTGATGCATATAGAGAAGAACTTCTTTGACAACATCATCAATATATTGTTGAACGTCCTCGGGAAGACAAAAGATAACAAGAACTCAAGGTTGGATTTGCCTACATTATGTTCTAGGATTGAGCTGCATATTAGAAACGATGGGAAAATTCCGGTTCCCATTTTCAGATTGTCAACAGAAGCAAAAGCAGCGTTGTTCAAGTGGGTGGCATCAGATGTGAAGTTTTCTGATGGATATGTTTCAAATCTATCAAGATTTGTTGATCAGCAGGGATAA
- the LOC106342616 gene encoding ketol-acid reductoisomerase, chloroplastic-like: protein MAAATSSIAPSLSCPSASSSSKALRSSKVSTFAFPNIGFISSASKSLSSLSATVSGNGTGSSLSARMVASAAVRAPLSLDFETSVFKKEKVSLAGHEEYIVRGGRDLFKHLPDAFKGIKQIGVIGWGSQGPAQAQNLRDSLVEAKSDIVVKIGLRKGSKSFEEARAVGFTEESGTLGDIWETISGSDLVLLLISDAAQADNYEKIFSHLKPNSILGLSHGFLLGHLQSMGLDFPKNISVVAVCPKGMGPSVRRLYVQGKEINGAGINASFAVHQDVDGRAADVALGWSVALGSPFTFATTLEQEYKSDIFGERGILLGAVHGIVESLFRRYTENGMSEDLAYKNTVECITGNISRTISTQGMLAVYNSLSEEGKKDFETAYSASFYPCMEILYECYEDVAAGSEIRSVVLAGRRFYDKEGLPAFPMGKIDQTRMWKVGERVRKSRPAGDLGPLYPFTAGVYVALMMAQIEILRKKGHSYSEIINESVIESVDSLNPFMHARGVSFMVDNCSTTARLGSRKWAPRFDYNLTQQALVAVDNGAPINKDLISNFFADPVHGAIEVCAQLRPTVDISVPEDADFVRPELRQSN from the exons ATGGCGGCTGCGACTTCATCCATCGCTCCTTCCCTCTCATGCCCATCTGCTTCTTCTTCCTCCAAAGCCCTTAGGTCATCGAAAGTCTCAACCTTTGCTTTCCCCAACATCGGTTTCATCTCCTCTGCTTCCAAGTCTCTGAGTTCTCTCTCCGCCACCGTGTCTGGAAATGGCACCGGATCTTCCCTCTCCGCGAGAATGGTCGCGTCGGCTGCGGTCAGAGCCCCTCTTTCTCTCGATTTTGAGACGTCTGTGTTCAAAAAGGAGAAAGTCTCTCTTGCTGGTCACGAAGAG TACATTGTGAGAGGAGGAAGGGACTTGTTCAAGCATCTTCCTGATGCTTTCAAAGGGATTAAGCAGATTGGTGTCATTGGCTGGGGATCTCAG GGACCTGCTCAAGCTCAGAATTTAAGGGATTCACTTGTGGAGGCAAAGTCTGACATCGTTGTTAAG ATTGGGCTTAGAAAGGGCTCTAAATCGTTCGAGGAGGCACGTGCTGTTGGCTTCACCGAAGAAAGTGGTACCTTGGGTGATATATGGGAAACTATCTCCGGCAGTGATCTTGTATTGCTTTTGATCTCTGACGCTGCTCAG GCTGATAACTATGAGAAAATATTCTCTCACTTGAAACCAAACAGCATTCTCGGTTTGTCACACGGGTTTCTACTGGGGCATTTACAGTCAATGGGACTTGACTTCCCAAAGAACATCAGCGTGGTAGCTGTTTGCCCTAAAGGAATGGGTCCATCTGTGAGAAGGCTTTATGTCCAAGGCAAAGAAATCAACGGTGCTGGAATCAACGCTAGTTTTGCTGTCCACCAG GATGTTGATGGTAGAGCCGCAGATGTTGCTCTAGGATGGTCAGTAGCACTTGGTTCTCCTTTTACCTTTGCTACTACTCTTGAGCAAGAGTACAAGAGTGACATCTTTGGAGAAAGAG GTATTTTGCTTGGTGCCGTTCACGGAATAGTGGAGTCTCTGTTCAGAAGGTACACCGAGAACGGAATGAGTGAAGACTTGGCTTACAAGAATACAGTAGAGTGCATCACAGGAAACATTTCGAGGACTATCTCTACTCAGGGAATGTTGGCTGTCTACAACTCCTTGTCCGAAGAAGGCAAAAAAGATTTCGAGACTGCCTACAGTGCATCCTTCTATCCTTGCATGGAGATTCTCTATGAATGTTACGAGGACGTAGCAGCTGGCAGCGAAATCAGGAGTGTTGTCTTAGCCGGTCGCCGTTTCTAC GACAAGGAGGGCTTGCCTGCATTCCCAATGGGAAAGATTGATCAGACAAGAATGTGGAAGGTCGGTGAACGCGTCAGGAAGTCAAGACCAGCTGGTGACTTGGGTCCGTTGTATCCCTTCACTGCTGGAGTTTACGTTGCTCTTATGATGGCTCAG ATCGAGATCTTGAGGAAGAAGGGTCACTCATACTCAGAGATCATCAACGAGAGTGTGATTGAATCTGTTGACTCTCTAAACCCGTTTATGCATGCTAGAGGAGTGTCCTTCATGGTGGACAACTGCTCGACCACTGCAAGATTGGGATCGAGGAAATGGGCACCGAGGTTCGACTACAACCTGACTCAACAAGCTTTGGTGGCTGTGGACAATGGTGCACCAATCAACAAAGACTTGATCAGCAACTTCTTTGCTGATCCAGTCCATGGTGCTATTGAGGTTTGTGCACAGCTAAGGCCTACGGTCGATATCTCTGTTCCTGAAGATGCAGATTTCGTTCGACCAGAGCTGCGTCAGTCCAACTGA